From a region of the Andrena cerasifolii isolate SP2316 chromosome 13, iyAndCera1_principal, whole genome shotgun sequence genome:
- the LOC143376003 gene encoding uncharacterized protein LOC143376003 yields the protein MHQTSSTCNSQICCNNGIPSTSKIRANLGSSLAQVFFTYSHDDTKSLLNLMEPLRSPKPCFPAPVDDSLRGDAAATLLNAERIKLDVHQNILDIGESIFARVQKDIEESLREGIEKQSQEKFHMYQARKRLEAERDILQLHIKYENYIKTVQHELEKQLEIQWANVAAKCVKNIQKAVVQERLNVTQEMMQKMRIEMAYVVESLYTDFEESFRAQRETIIADFNGIMRKEHVKLHKDKEEFEKRVARDLFIQKHQLEMQSTADIIYVLCLERLRSSREKHAMHTYFQKQIDGFRESIVQLNNILTMMREEISNCHMEKKLLEEKLCDVTEQFQKFINFVFHAVPGQAEYLLPLELQRLIPSNSAEKKDSKENNLSASL from the exons ATGC aTCAAACAAGTTCTACATGTAATTCACAAATATGCTGCAACAATGGTATACCAAGCACATCGAAAATTCGCGCCAATCTCGGGTCATCTTTGGCGCAAGTATTCTTCACATACAGCCACGACGACACGAAAAGTCTGTTGAATTTGATGGAGCCGCTAAGGTCACCGAAACCTTGCTTTCCGGCTCCGGTGGATGATTCGTTACGTGGCGACGCAGCAGCTACGCTATTGAACGCCGAAAGGATTAAGCTGGACGTGCATCAGAACATATTGG ATATTGGCGAAAGCATTTTTGCACGCGTTCAGAAGGATATTGAAGAGAGTCTGCGGGAGGGCATAGAGAAACAATCCCAGGAGAAGTTTCATATGTATCAAGCGAGGAAACGACTGGAAGCTGAGCGCGACATACTACAGCTGCACATAAAATACGAGAATTACATTAAAACTGTGCAGCACGAGTTAGAAAAGCAACTCGAA ATTCAGTGGGCAAATGTTGCTGCTAAGTGTGTCAAGAACATCCAGAAAGCAGTTGTCCAAGAACGACTGAACGTGACTCAAGAAATGATGCAAAAGATGCGAATTGAAATGGCCTATGTTGTGGAATCATTGTACACGGATTTTGAAGAATCCTTTCGTGCTCAAAGAGAAACTATAATTGCTGATTTCAATGGGATCATGAG GAAGGAGCATGTAAAACTACATAAAGATAAAGAAGAATTCGAAAAGAGAGTGGCCAGGGATTTATTCATTCAGAAGCATCAGCTTGAAATGCAAAGCACTGCAGATATAATCTACGTTCTGTGTTTGGAACGGTTACGAAGCAGTAGAGAAAAGCATGCTATGCACACGTACTTCCAG AAACAAATCGACGGGTTCCGTGAGTCGATCGTCCAATTGAACAATATTCTAACTATGATGAGAGAAGAGATTAGTAATTGTCACATGGAGAAGAAACTATTAGAAGAAAAGCTTTGTGACGTTACTGAACAATTTCAGAAGTTCATTAACTTCGTGTTTCATGCGGTACCGGGGCAAGCGGAATATTTGCTGCCGTT